A region of Gracilinanus agilis isolate LMUSP501 chromosome 3, AgileGrace, whole genome shotgun sequence DNA encodes the following proteins:
- the LOC123240814 gene encoding platelet glycoprotein VI-like: MAHPPTLPLSPGTIMTPILCALLSLDGFPRPSLRAENGSLVPEGRNVTLRCRVSWVADLYRLEKKQGSKWVTIMDVPVAENEGKFFLSSVTWSHAGTYYCRYRHVFFWSESSDALKLVVTDLYVPPFLAALPSPDVASGQDVTLQCQSELWYDWFALYKDGEEISRSKIQPHQNGSQAKFLFPAVTSIHGGTYQCYTFLSDNLYLWSSPSAPLVLSVSGEAAPAPPSPPPLPSSLRACSGPVPEDPRDPTPPAACPGVLVPQRQCYYQFPGKRFEEGRAGLKGNKEGIKYSQTPSLPNAAAQDYTVGNLVRLILAGLVLVLLGVLMIENWHSLNDHKNQSREPVSEQSGQARPQERSK; this comes from the exons ATGGCCCACCCTCCCACTCTCCCACTATCCCCAGGGACCATCATGACCCCCATCCTCTGTGCTCTGCTGAGCCTTG atGGATTCCCCAGACCCTCCCTCAGGGCAGAGAATGGCTCTTTGGTGCCTGAAGGGAGAAATGTGACCCTCAGGTGCAGGGTATCATGGGTGGCGGATCTGTACCGTCTGGAGAAAAAGCAAGGATCTAAATGGGTCACGATCATGGATGTACCGGTGGCTGAAAACGAGGGCAAATTTTTCCTCTCATCTGTGACATGGAGCCATGCAGGGACCTACTACTGCCGCTACAGACACGTATTCTTCTGGTCAGAATCCAGTGATGCCCTGAAGCTGGTGGTGACAG ACCTCTATGTCCCGCCCTTCCTGGCAGCCCTGCCCAGCCCAGACGTGGCCTCAGGACAGGACGTGACCCTGCAGTGTCAGTCAGAGCTGTGGTATGACTGGTTTGCCCTGTACAAGGATGGAGAAGAGATCAGCCGCAGCAAGATCCAGCCTCATCAAAACGGCTCTCAGGCTAAGTTCCTCTTCCCTGCAGTAACCTCCATCCATGGAGGGACTTACCAATGCTACACCTTTCTCAGCGATAACCTCTATCTGTGGTCCTCCCCCAGCGCCCCCCTGGTGCTCAGCGTCTCAGGTGAGGCAGCCCCAGCCCCTCCCAGCCCCCCACCTCTCCCAAGCTCCCTCCGTGCCTGCTCAGGGCCTGTCCCAGAGGACCCCAGAG ACCCCACACCACCAGCAGCCTGTCCAGGTGTGTTGGTCCCACAAAGACAATGTTACTACCAGTTCCCAGGAAAGAGGTTTGAGGAGGGCAGAGCGGGCCTAAAGGGTAACAAGGAAGGGATTAAATACTCCCAGACCCCTTCTCTTCCCA ATGCTGCTGCCCAGGATTACACTGTGGGCAACCTGGTCCGTCTCATCTTGGCTGGGCTGGTCCTCGTCCTCCTAGGAGTCCTAATGATTGAGAACTGGCATAGTCTCAATGATCACAAGAATCAGTCCAGGGAGCCCGTGTCTGAGCAATCTGGACAGGCCAGACCtcaagaaagaagtaaatga